Proteins from a genomic interval of Pantoea deleyi:
- the astA gene encoding arginine N-succinyltransferase has protein sequence MMVIRPVERDDLSQLMALAGKTGGGLTSLPADSATLQARIERSLQTWEGTLPRAEQGYVFVLADSEDNRAIGICAIEVAVGLQDPWYNFRVGTQVHASKELNVYAALPTLSLSNDHTGSSELCTLFLDPDYRDGKNGYLLSKSRFLFMASFREHFTDRVVAEMRGVSDEHGHSPFWESVGSRFFSMEFSKADFLSGTGQKAFIAELMPKHPLYIDYLTPGAQAVIGQVHPQTAPARAVLEAEGFRYLNYVDIFDGGPTLECDIDHIRAVRKSRLRRAGRGENPVDAPLCLVANQHYHQFRVALIAATADSDSVLLTDEQMRALHCQPGDSLRVVTLCKEEKTA, from the coding sequence ATGATGGTCATCCGTCCGGTTGAACGCGATGACCTGAGCCAGCTGATGGCGCTGGCCGGTAAAACGGGGGGCGGGCTGACCTCGCTGCCCGCCGACAGCGCAACGTTACAGGCGCGTATCGAGCGATCGCTGCAGACCTGGGAGGGCACACTGCCGCGTGCTGAGCAGGGCTACGTTTTTGTTCTGGCCGACAGCGAAGATAACCGCGCCATCGGCATCTGCGCCATCGAAGTGGCGGTCGGACTGCAGGATCCCTGGTATAACTTCCGGGTCGGTACCCAGGTTCACGCCTCGAAAGAGCTGAATGTCTATGCGGCGCTGCCTACGCTGTCGCTGAGTAACGATCACACCGGCAGCAGTGAGCTTTGCACGCTGTTTCTCGACCCTGACTACCGTGACGGTAAAAACGGCTATCTGCTGTCGAAGTCCCGCTTCCTGTTTATGGCCAGTTTCCGTGAGCACTTTACCGACCGGGTCGTGGCCGAGATGCGCGGCGTCAGCGATGAGCATGGCCATTCGCCGTTCTGGGAGAGCGTCGGCAGCCGCTTCTTTTCAATGGAGTTCAGCAAGGCCGATTTCCTGAGCGGCACCGGCCAGAAAGCCTTTATCGCGGAGCTGATGCCGAAGCATCCGCTCTACATTGATTACCTGACGCCGGGCGCGCAGGCGGTCATCGGACAGGTTCATCCACAGACCGCGCCTGCCCGCGCGGTGCTGGAGGCGGAAGGCTTCCGCTACCTCAATTACGTCGATATCTTCGATGGCGGCCCGACGCTGGAGTGCGATATCGATCATATCCGCGCCGTGCGCAAGAGCCGTCTGCGCCGCGCCGGGCGCGGTGAAAATCCGGTCGATGCGCCGCTCTGTCTGGTGGCTAATCAGCATTACCATCAGTTCCGCGTAGCGCTGATCGCCGCAACGGCCGACAGCGACAGCGTATTACTGACGGATGAACAGATGCGGGCGCTGCACTGCCAGCCGGGCGACAGCCTGCGCGTGGTCACGCTCTGCAAAGAGGAGAAAACAGCATGA